Proteins found in one bacterium genomic segment:
- a CDS encoding LptE family protein, with product MRRIVALLLLALVLIAGCRYTFSPNLPPGIESVAVPTVANSTFEYGIEQELTAAIIEELLVNSPLTVAPEARADALLIVTITGYTTRAVAYDVEEAVKKRELTVELEVVFRDLAAKRDLWRDTSLSERVTYYDVETTGGSGTEAEAYTESVNLLAQRVVDRIVEGW from the coding sequence GTGAGGAGAATCGTCGCTCTACTACTCCTGGCGCTGGTCCTCATCGCGGGCTGCCGCTACACCTTCAGCCCCAATCTGCCGCCGGGAATCGAGTCGGTGGCGGTGCCCACGGTCGCCAACTCCACCTTCGAGTACGGCATCGAGCAGGAGCTCACCGCCGCCATCATCGAGGAACTCCTGGTCAACTCGCCCCTGACCGTGGCCCCCGAGGCGCGCGCCGACGCCCTCCTCATCGTCACCATCACCGGCTACACCACCCGCGCCGTGGCCTACGACGTGGAGGAAGCGGTGAAAAAACGCGAGCTCACCGTGGAGCTCGAGGTGGTCTTCCGGGACCTGGCCGCCAAGCGCGACCTCTGGCGGGACACCTCCCTCTCCGAGCGCGTGACGTACTACGACGTCGAAACCACCGGGGGGAGCGGGACCGAGGCGGAGGCCTACACCGAGTCGGTCAACCTCCTGGCCCAGCGGGTCGTGGACCGCATCGTCGAGGGTTGGTAG